One Carassius auratus strain Wakin chromosome 4, ASM336829v1, whole genome shotgun sequence DNA segment encodes these proteins:
- the LOC113066921 gene encoding testisin, which translates to MWKTLALLVCVQVCAHGPMHPRTEGGVDAPKKEFPWMVSLHDPTCHFCGGSLINKEWVLSAAHCFFSINDEKVNKDNIRVYLGKMTQREKNKKELMLNVKEIYTHNQYNATTIDNDIALLHLLSPVEFNNYISPVCLVAQGSNFRPGTKSKILGWGLNAAGENLPYPGTLQEAEVDVVDINYCRNQLSNNFPCVYHQITNNMICAGVPAGGVGPNMGDSGGPIMSQHCSRWVQFGITSWGIGCGRPDITGVYTDVSQYQRWITDTIQNQDPYQDLPQFVDLNSQCTKGSEKQNKMWKWCCCK; encoded by the exons ATGTGGAAGACTTTGGCACTGCTTGTGTGTGTCCAAG TTTGTGCACATGGCCCTATGCACCCCCGTACTGAGGGTGGTGTTGATGCTCCTAAGAAGGAGTTTCCGTGGATGGTTAGTTTGCATGACCCCACCTGCCATTTTTGTGGAGGTTCCCTCATCAACAAGGAATGGGTGCTGTCAGCAGCTCATTGTTTCTTTAG catCAATGATGAGAAGGTCAACAAGGACAACATACGGGTGTACTTGGGAAAGATGACACAGCGTGAAAAAAATAAGAAGGAACTCATGTTAAACGTTAAAGAAATCTACACTCACAACCAATACAATGCAACAACTATAGACAATGACATCGCTCTGCTGCACTTGTTATCTCCTGTTGAATTTAATAACTATATAAGTCCAGTGTGTCTGGTAGCCCAGGGCAGTAATTTCCGTCCTGGCACCAAAAGTAAGATCTTAGGCTGGGGATTAAATGCAGCTGGAG AAAATCTACCTTATCCTGGGACTCTGCAGGAGGCTGAAGTTGATGTGGTGGACATTAATTACTGCCGAAACCAGCTGAGCAACAATTTTCCCTGTGTATATCACCAAATCACCAACAATATGATTTGTGCTGGCGTTCCTGCTGGTGGTGTAGGCCCAAACATG GGGGACTCTGGAGGTCCAATAATGAGTCAGCACTGTTCACGGTGGGTTCAGTTTGGCATCACCAGCTGGGGTATTGGCTGTGGTAGACCTGACATAACTGGTGTGTACACTGACGTCTCACAGTATCAGAGATGGATTACAGACACTATTCAGAACCAGGATCCATACCAGGACCTCCCACAATTTGTCGACCTAAACTCTCAATGCACAA AAGGCTCAGAAAAGCAGAACAAGATGTGGAAATGGTGCTGCTGCA AATGA